gaaaacagaaatttaggtatgttgattatggaacaaaatagccattaagttccagcctttgaaaggacttaaaacaaactagatgaccctacaactaatgtagcattgccatgcttcatttcccacttgtaggtcattagtgtatcctagcttccattgtttgagttattaccgaagtaagaacctcaagcggtatatgataccaaggaagtttgattgctaggtcacttctctttaaacataaacttataggtagaaacggaatcgtaaattcctttcatttgttcctcgttttcctatttcttgtaccctttcttatagtcttaagaattgaattctttagtgttgacttttatactttgttagacatgtccaatgtcaccccaataaggttcttaccatttaatttatgttgaatattaagtttcaactagatgatcttaccagaagcttctaaagttctctaagcatcgatctattcgaatatctagggactagactcattcgagaattaaatggacaaagatattaggttgttaaccattggtaaagctgagcgtattaaactcaatgctttatgatctcaaaactacagtgtatttttaattcacaagcaccaattggtttgccattcgactttgatgttcgaaaacaaccacaaaagtcgctataagaaacgtacattttaaattgctcattttctctcatttccgtgaatcgttcttggattcactaccaatcaaggaaatttactcttacctttctaaaaggatttactgcagtgcaagatatttaattataaataataattaaaacatacattgaagcatgcaaagtttaaacatttatcatgaataataacttgaaaatgaaagcaatcatgcaatttaaacaagtcattagcattttattcgaattatgtgttccggcaggtgtgaataaaatgattccaagatcctaaaatcattgaagaactaagcacagtttgtcgactaaattctaaaacattttaggtaagcaaaagccttttgctaatagtctagaaactattcttggttgataggtacgtctaagaacttattaggtaaacctatcgatttttgccacgacataaaaggactccttacttatatcgttgagtttcaccaaaactaacatgtactcacaattatttgtgtaccttgcccctttaggaccaataagtaacacctcgctgagcgaaaactattactagattgatgtaaaggatatccaagcaagtgtatattttggcatggcaccttttaactcaatttttaagtttggaacttaaggctcttactatgttggttagattttaagtgaactaaaatccttaatcatgcaacataatcaagccatgatctcatgcattttaagacatatttaaaagcaataaataacttaaaacatgcataagataaatgtgatctagtatggcccgacttcatcttgaagctttaacttcaaagtccgtcttgaaaatctccgtgggaggcaccattttcttcaaataggataagctataattaaaactaattacaactatttgatggtacgcagaccatatttgaattgaaaaacaactttggtactttagaccaattacattcaaattaatggtacgcagaccatattttctatcctatttgggccatactagtcacttcataacctgcaaaacagtacatatacaatatataccattcacccattcattatcatgaatggcccacatagctggttagtaaaacacattatgcatcacataaacatttgcagcaattaatcaagggcaccaataatctacaaattattcagtccttattaattctaatcaagttgttttaaccttaaggatttgtagacctaatcaagagtttatgactaaaaagggctcccacttaaaccaataaattcatatgctttactaattttaaacataaaaatgtatttctagtctaaccggaaacatacaaatttaattaaaatttaaagctcatataaatttataattgaatccaaaaagtttaatttaatttcagtcgtatttaaattaattcatgattttaattttagtaaaataattagaataaataaaatttattataattacaatattcaaaattaaaatccaagaaaataatttaaattatcaattttaaaattaattaaaattacgtaaactgaaaatttcaaattaaaatttcaagacgatctaatcgcaacgcaacaatcccacgcaacgcacgcccatgggccacacgcacacagccatcgctggccatgtgcgcgcagcccatgcgctgcctcgcattgcAGCTGctcatcgcaaggcatcacgcgagctggtgctcgctgcgcgcgccagcgctcgacgcacgagcatgctgccgcagcccatcgctgggcgcagcgctcgtcgcacgtcgcaatagcgagctgcttgccatcgctgggcgcagcgcttgtcgcacgtcgcaacaagcactcacacgccatcgctgggcgcagcgctcgtcgcacttcgcaacaagcactcgcacgccatcgctgggcgcagcgctcgtcgcacgtcgcaacaagcgctcgcacgccatcgctgggcgcagcgctcgtcgcacgcacaatagcgctcgctgcgcgcgagcgatcgatgcttggggcgtagcactcgtggcgcgcgaggctccgcacgcttgcgcgaggcagtgcgctctgtggcgcagctcgcttgctgcccatacgcgactgctcgtgccttgctctcgccctcgcccattcgcccatcgcacacagcccacgacacaaggcagggctgctgccttgtgctcgtgcaccatggccttgctcattgcattcgtaccgcatgggcgacgagctcccttgctcgtcgtcacatgcccgcactatacaacactccttaagggtaacacgtagcgtccattgctttgtgcgtgcaagttatatgagcgaatcgtataaaaatttaaaatttatattcaaaattaatgacaaattaataaataaaattaatttcataattttagggcgaaaaatcgaaaatttattattcaattgatttccgattaacatggattcaagtctaggtcataaaaatttaaaatttaacataaatttacaatttttatggtggtttttaatcataggtgtctaattaaattataactaattatgaaaatcaaattaattctaaattattccaattttcaacaaattaatcataattacaaattagattgcataattaacaaggctaggcattcaaacttgttaaacatatacagtaggtcaatcaaaaattcaagatttatcaacaagaatcgcaaatatttaatttaacatcttaattttacgaaattttgcattcgaaaaactaaaacctccgaaaagtcataattaggcttcgaatttgagaattctgggttcggccgaaaattaccatttttgtcaaaattttagaatgccttttacatgcggaattgacacaaaaatcactcgatttggatgagtaacgaagaaactgccgacaaactgcgtacgtataattaaataaacgcaatttgcaattaattaacaattacgaaaattaatcaccccttttaattcttgcaaatttgtaatatttaaccatgttcatgaaatttagattatgaaaataataagaggctcgtgataccactgttaggttatgatacatatgacaattcataaatcatgcggaaaaaccataaagccaggaaaacatattatttacacataatcatttagcatagtttagatgcatactctttgttgcgtgccttccctagctgcgcccgaaccgaacaagaacaagtctttaggactccaagtgtcgtccctccgtagatagtccacagcacgtccggatccgccttaagcttgaccaactaggatcgcccttaaggtacttagaattttcagcacatataggcaattgtatgactgaatttttgctctcaaaaatcactttgaatacttgaatactcgatataaattgtgagcattgatcacctatttatagggcatgggtatcggatattagaatcctactaggaaacgatttagtgaatctgaattaatctaaaattcaatcacttaatttatctagtagacttagggaaTCAATctttatacgaatcctaaccgatcaaggtttcgtacgcaagcacaaacactcacgcaggcgcagcagcccacgaggggcgccgtgcgcgcgcgccctgaGCCCAGGcacagcaagtgctcgcagcccacgaggggggcgcgcctgctggccttgctctcgcgtttgggctttgcttgctttggtcgcgcgcgggctttgctaggcgttgggcctagcttcgtgctaggccttgcgtctagcaagctcgtccgatgtttattcgtacgatacgcttccgattaaattcccggttccggaattcatttccgatacgaacaatatttaatatttccgattccggaatcaatttccgtttcgaacaaatatttaatatttccgtttttggaattattttccgattccgataatatttccgattctgacaatatttccgtttccggcaatatttccgattccggcaatatttccatttccgataatattttccgatacgtaccatgtttccgtttccggcaacatctacgacttggataatatttatatttccgatacgatccatatttccgtttccggtaatatcatcgtttccggagtattcatttcttgcctgtgacgatctcagctcccactgaaaccaatatccgtcgatttcgaatatccatagatggagtatttaatgccattaaatacttgatccgtttacgtactatttatgtgaccctacgggttcagtcaagagtaagctgtggattaatataattaattccacttgaactgaagcggcctctagtcaggcattcagctcccttgatctcactgaattattaacttgttaattaatactgaaccgcatttattagacttaacattgaatgcatacttggaccaagggcattatttccttcacttccgacctttgtgcatatagtcgtattaatgtgaaagtagttgtttatcaatgcaagttatgacatgacacatttcgagtcgactactaggttgagtgtatgtttttctagacacacgagtgttgtgagtttggaaGGGCATTgtttcacttatatgttgggaggagaacgaacgggtacatcttttacccgccacataaatgagtgacgagtgtgtgagcactagtcttgaattccattgtgtacttgtggttcgctttgcgtgacgattgttagggaggaattgtggttgggtggatttgattggttgacattgatgcatgctcgttagattttgccttgaattatgtctttcattttgaaatatgttggggttgaagttggtcttgtattcaccgatgatttccttgcttagggacaagcaaggatctagcttgggggagtttgatatgtgtgttttatatagagttttacccccgttccttagcacttttatgcatcaaatgagctcttaggagccgtttttagtacaaATCTGTgctattgagtgtgccttgagttttgGGATTAAttggtgagaaattggtctttttagacccgtttcatgttgatttaggccactacatgaGCCCGAAGTAGTTCGGGACcattatcgtcgactttcgggagccttagatgcttacggttaagccccgggagttagactcggtgatatgggcgaaggatgaTGATGATTGAAAATCGCCCTTTGAGCTGAGGGAGAAATGAGAAGATCGGCGAATTAAAAGGGAATTGCAGTTGTcaatgcgcgcccgatcgggcgcacatcgcccggtccggatcggtCGGCCAAACTTCGTGTTTTCTGAGCctttcgcaaaccgcccgatcgggccgactatcgagcagttcacccgatcgggcgaagcgccgcccgatcgggcgaagcgccgcccgatcgggcgacgccaacctccaacGTATTTCGCGAGTTTTATTTCCTGcttttggcttgtattttgggcaaactataaatactagccctttTATTTTTGGTAGATATCTATTATTCTAGTATTGAACACTTAGTTatattttagttttctctctaaattgttcaaaaaatacttatttttaatttcaatcaaagtttcaatttttagttcatcctttcgttcttcatttaggtattggtttctattttgctttatttattgcttttgatcatgttttccattatattaattgctttgttatttgttatcatgagtgagtagtttaatttctagggtttaggggatccatgaatgcatgattgggattaattGTGGAcatgattagttgattaattaattgtaatttctatagcttattattattgctcgtcaattctgttcggccggactattttgatttgagtttgattaaccttagattatacACCGAGAGGTATAAGTCTGATGTTtctggtctgtggctattagataggaattatttctagtacatagcgagagcttgctagttattttatcctaacgaattcataagattcgagagatgcatgttttcctagttatgattgttaattgattgttgttgtccgttgtccgatcccggtctgcatttgtggtgaactgttgccctagattcccttaatattgttatattgCATTTTGATTATTGCCTTAGCTTAACCTACAAACCAATTCAAACCTCttgttaccaatagtctagattagttaattaatagtagaaagaacattgtttcctgtggattcgatcctgacttcccttgctacctagctagtgaacttaggtttattttgataaggtgatacgacttCAGCCTGTCAAGTCCCTAGAAAGATATCCTAGAAAAGACATCTAACACAAGATGACAAAATGTCATAAAAGATCACATGATCCTAGGTTGATTGCTGACTGCTTGCTGGCTGCTTCTTTGATTCTTCCGCTTGGGCCTTCCACTTGGACTGAATTACTGGCCTTATTCAACACTCCCCGTCAAGCTTAGAGTGAGGAGGATCGAACTCCAAGCTTGGATAAAAGATGATGGTGCTGAGATGTTGGCAACAATTTAGTGAGACATCTACAACTTGTTCAGAGGAAGTAACATAGCATGGACTAATGATTCCTTCAATAGTCTTCTCTCTGATGAAATGACAGTCAATATCCACATGCTTGGTCCGCTCATGGTGGACTGGATTTGCTGCAATGGCCAGTGCTGCTTGGTTATCACACATAATTGGTGTAGTGCCCATGTTCTTGAAGCTAAGATCTTGTAAGAGATGTTGTAGCCACATGACTTCACATATTGTCAAGGCCATGGACCTATATCCAGCTTCAACACTACTTCTAGATACAACACTTTGTCTCTTGGATTTCCAAGATATAGGAGATTGTCCCAACAGAATACAAAAACCTGAAGTTGATCTCCTTGTAGTTTGACACCCTGCCCAGTCACTGTCACAAAATGCAGTTAGATGTGCACTGGATTTGCTAGCAAGTAATATCCCTTGACCAGTGCCCCTCATAGATATCCGAGTACCCTTTTAGATGCTTGAAGATGAACAGAAGTAGGAGCATGCATAAACTTGCTGAGCACATGCACTGTGTATGCAATATCAGGTCTGGTAATTGTAAGATAAATGAGCTTTCCAACCAGCTGTTCATACATTTCAGGATGACTAAGAGGTTCACCGACACCAGCAGTGAGTTTTTGATGACTATCCATAGGCAACTTTAGACCTTTGTAGTGAGACAATACATAATCTTGTAAGAGATCAAGAATATATTTCTTTTGTGACCGAAAAAATCCATCTTCTGTTCTTTCAACTtcttttcccaaaaatatctcAGCTCACCCATGTCCTTCATGTGAAACTGACTTGACAGAAATGTTTTTGCTGCATTGATTTCAGTCAAATTGTTTCCTGCAACAATGAGATCATCCACATAGACAAGTATGACTGTGAAGTGTGATCCTACTTCTTTAGTAAACATTGAGTAGTCAGATTAATTTGACTGGGTGAAACCATATGACTTCAAAGCTGAACTTAGTTTGGCAAACCACTGCCAGGTGCTTGTTTGAGTCCATAAAGAGACTCGAGAAGTTTGCAAACTCTCCTTGTTCTTGATGTTTCTGTCAACATCTCCCCCCTCTTTTCTCACTTGAATCTTGCTTCTTGTTCCAACATATCCTGGTGTCATCTTCATATATACAATCTACTGTAAATCACCATGCAAAAAGAcatttttaacatccatttgttGAACATACCAGTTTTCAATAGATGCCACAGCAAATAAAGACCTAACAGTGGCCATTTTTGCCACTGGAGCAAACGTTTCCTCCTAGTCAATTCCATAGTTCTGCCTATTTCCAACGGAAACAAGTCTAGACTTATATTTATCAAGATTTCCATCCTTGTCATACTTAGTTCTGTACACCCATTTAGATCTTATGGCTGTTTTTCCAGGTGGAAAGTCAGTTATTTCCCAAGTTTGGTTTTCTACAAGAGCATCAAGCTCTTCATTCATGGCTTTCACCCAATTGTGGTTTTTTGTGGCTTCTTTGAAGTGAGTTGGGTTAGGATTGTTTGTGATTTTGGCTAGGAAGCAAAAGAATTGAGGAGTGAGG
This Spinacia oleracea cultivar Varoflay chromosome 6, BTI_SOV_V1, whole genome shotgun sequence DNA region includes the following protein-coding sequences:
- the LOC130463328 gene encoding uncharacterized mitochondrial protein AtMg00810-like yields the protein MATVRSLFAVASIENWYVQQMDVKNVFLHGNNLTEINAAKTFLSSQFHMKDMGLKLPMDSHQKLTAGVGEPLSHPEMYEQLVGKLIYLTITRPDIAYTVHVLSKFMHAPTSVHLQASKRVLGYL